Proteins from one Diorhabda carinulata isolate Delta chromosome 10, icDioCari1.1, whole genome shotgun sequence genomic window:
- the LOC130899067 gene encoding thyroid receptor-interacting protein 6 isoform X1 gives MDDLDRQLAKLALMNKVDLRITPVGGSPGKKTGPAVPPKPKKTQPQIPQSYPLKKPVEPSYSSRLQPGTQLYSNIQPKSPQTHYSNAPTLPLNSRYVEQRSDNNYANVPKYMDQNMQYVNLPRSASAMSGTSSISRQGNYGSTIQQPNDYGSQSRTSVGPKGYTKSENVTYSNIQMPPSRNQDGLIYSNLVHPPRDGANVYSNLPPSNSAYCSGDDLPPPPPPLDITAGLSDYAPCSVNTNLPPPPKDLLPPPSPVSSSYSELRRATQPGQDFHNYSIESQYGDSDSLYGFGDISQASSTYESIYEPINPRPPSQMSSRSNYSLYAPYVSGNSSTATGPSQSVSRLGHNKEQEVDSLTDLLVQGMRGGEESDLDQEDVFGLCVKCGEKIVGENSGCTAMDKLYHTKCFTCHHCAINLQGKPFYALNGKPYCEEDYLNTLEKCCVCQNPILDRILRATGKPYHPKCFCCVVCGKSLDGIPFTVDASNRVHCIEDFHKIFAPKCWVCKQPIMPEPGEEETVRVVALDHSFHVQCYKCEDCGLVLSSEAEGRGCYPLDGHILCKSCNAKRVQALTNHMTTEL, from the exons ATGGACGATTTAGATAGACAGTTAGCCAAATTGGCACTTATGAACAAAGTTGATCTTCGAATAACCCCTGTAGGGGGTAGTCCCGGAAAGAAAACGGGACCCGCGGTCCCTCCGAAACCCAAAAAAACACAACCACAG ATTCCCCAATCTTATCCTTTGAAAAAACCAGTAGAACCAAGTTATTCGTCTCGATTACAACCTGGAACTCAACTTTATTCAAACATACAACCTAAAAGTCCACAAACTCATTATTCCAACGCGCCAACGTTGCCTTTAAATAGCAGATACGTGGAGCAGAGATCAGATAACAACTATGCTAATGTACCAAAATATATGGATCAGAATATGCAGTATGTTAATCTGCCAAGGAGTGCTTCAGCTATGAGTGGTACTTCATCAATATCAAGACAag GAAATTATGGTTCGACGATACAACAACCAAATGATTATGGTTCCCAATCTAGAACTAGTGTTGGACCGAAAGGTTATACCAAAAGTGAAAACGTAACTTATAGTAACATTCAG atGCCGCCTTCTAGAAATCAGGATGGTTTAATTTATAGCAATCTTGTACATCCACCCAGAGATGGTGCTAATGTTTATAGTAATTTACCTCCTAGTAACAGCGCTTACTGTAGTGGTg ATGATTTGCCTCCACCTCCACCACCATTAGATATAACTGCAGGTTTATCAGATTATGCACCTTGTTCTGTAAATACTAACTTACCACCACCTCCGAAAGATTTGCTACCACCTCCTTCACCAGTTAGTTCGAGTTATAGCGAACTTAGAAGAGCCACTCAGCCAGGACAAGATTTTCATAATTACAGTATAGAATCTCAG TATGGTGACAGCGATTCTTTGTATGGATTTGGGGACATATCTCAG gCTTCTTCTACTTATGAATCAATTTATGAACCAATTAATCCACGTCCTCCAAGTCAAATGTCGTCTCGATCAAATTACTCTTTATATGCTCCATACGTTAGTGGTAATAGTAGTACTGCGACTGGTCCCAGCCAATCTGTTAGTCGTTTAGGACATAACAAAGAACAAGAAGTTGACAGTTTAACTGATCTCTTGGTGCAAGGAATGAGAGGCGGTGAGGAAAGTGACCTGGATCAAGAGGACGTCTTTGGATTGTGCGTCAAATGTGGAGAAAAA attGTTGGAGAGAATAGCGGATGTACTGCAATGGATAAACTGTACCATACAAAATGTTTCACGTGTCATCATTGCGCTATCAACTTGCAAGGAAAACCGTTCTACGCACTTAATGGTAAACCATATTGCGAGGAAGATTATTTG aaTACTTTGGAAAAATGCTGCGTTTGTCAAAATCCTATATTAGATAGAATTTTAAGAGCGACGGGTAAACCATACCATCCAAAATGTTTCTGTTGTGTTGTTTGCGGAAAGAGCCTTGATGGTATACCTTTTACAGTCGATGCTTCCAATAGAGTCCATTGCATCGAAGATTTTCATAA GATTTTCGCTCCGAAATGTTGGGTTTGTAAACAACCAATCATGCCTGAACCTGGCGAAGAAGAAACGGTACGAGTAGTAGCACTAGATCACAGTTTCCACGTACAGTGCTATAAATGCGAA gatTGTGGCTTAGTTTTATCATCCGAAGCAGAAGGTAGAGGTTGTTATCCATTAGACGGTCACATTTTATGTAAAAGTTGTAACGCAAAACGTGTCCAAGCTTTAACGAATCACATGACGACCGAGCTCTAA
- the LOC130899069 gene encoding protein SGT1 homolog: MFEDIKPNERLAETSNLSTSICLNAFITIFLHETQSVNKKLSMEEQVVTEDKATLPIRYEWYQTDAAVIITVLVKNVKEDYLQLTISTNQVSIKISHPDFDICDLCLNLSNPIIVEQSSYKLTPYKIEIKLKKSEGLRWEKLEGAPKDKEIKVIPKEPEPITSGPPAYPTSKKGTDWNRVVKEIMEEEAKEKPEGDDAVNKLFQEIYSNGGDEVKRAMNKSFMESNGTVLSTNWNEISKQKVEVKPPDGMEWKKY, translated from the exons ATGTTTGAAGACATCAAACCAAATGAAAGATTAGCAGAAACGTCAAATCTATCAACATCTATATGTCTAAATgcatttattacaatttttcttcACGAAACTCaaagtgtaaataaaaaattatccatgGAGGAACAAGTTGTTACAGAAGACAAG GCTACTTTGCCCATTAGATACGAATGGTATCAAACTGATGCAGCTGTTATAATAACTGTTTTAGTAAAAAACGTAAAAGAGgattatttacaattaacaatttCGACTAATCAAGTTTCAATAAAGATATCTCATCCCGATTTTGATATTTGCGATCTGTGTTTAAACTTATCTAATCCTATAATAGTCGAACAAAGTAGTTATAAATTAACGCCATATAAg attgaaatcaaattaaaaaagagcGAAGGATTGAGATGGGAAAAATTAGAAGGAGCTCCAAAggataaagaaataaaagtgatCCCTAAGG AACCAGAACCAATCACTAGTGGTCCACCAGCTTACCCAACTTCAAAGAAAGGCACAGACTGGAATAGAGTTGTAAAAGAAATAATGGAAGAAGAAGCAAAAGAAAAACCAGAAGGAGATGATGCcgtcaataaattatttcaagaaatttataGCAATGGCGGGGATGAAGTTAAACGTGCTATGAACAAGAGTTTT ATGGAAAGTAATGGTACAGTTCTGAGTACTAATTGGAATGAAATCAGTAAACAAAAGGTAGAAGTTAAGCCCCCGGATGGAATGgagtggaaaaaatattaa
- the LOC130899067 gene encoding thyroid receptor-interacting protein 6 isoform X2, which yields MDDLDRQLAKLALMNKVDLRITPVGGSPGKKTGPAVPPKPKKTQPQIPQSYPLKKPVEPSYSSRLQPGTQLYSNIQPKSPQTHYSNAPTLPLNSRYVEQRSDNNYANVPKYMDQNMQYVNLPRSASAMSGTSSISRQGNYGSTIQQPNDYGSQSRTSVGPKGYTKSENVTYSNIQMPPSRNQDGLIYSNLVHPPRDGANVYSNLPPSNSAYCSGDDLPPPPPPLDITAGLSDYAPCSVNTNLPPPPKDLLPPPSPVSSSYSELRRATQPGQDFHNYSIESQASSTYESIYEPINPRPPSQMSSRSNYSLYAPYVSGNSSTATGPSQSVSRLGHNKEQEVDSLTDLLVQGMRGGEESDLDQEDVFGLCVKCGEKIVGENSGCTAMDKLYHTKCFTCHHCAINLQGKPFYALNGKPYCEEDYLNTLEKCCVCQNPILDRILRATGKPYHPKCFCCVVCGKSLDGIPFTVDASNRVHCIEDFHKIFAPKCWVCKQPIMPEPGEEETVRVVALDHSFHVQCYKCEDCGLVLSSEAEGRGCYPLDGHILCKSCNAKRVQALTNHMTTEL from the exons ATGGACGATTTAGATAGACAGTTAGCCAAATTGGCACTTATGAACAAAGTTGATCTTCGAATAACCCCTGTAGGGGGTAGTCCCGGAAAGAAAACGGGACCCGCGGTCCCTCCGAAACCCAAAAAAACACAACCACAG ATTCCCCAATCTTATCCTTTGAAAAAACCAGTAGAACCAAGTTATTCGTCTCGATTACAACCTGGAACTCAACTTTATTCAAACATACAACCTAAAAGTCCACAAACTCATTATTCCAACGCGCCAACGTTGCCTTTAAATAGCAGATACGTGGAGCAGAGATCAGATAACAACTATGCTAATGTACCAAAATATATGGATCAGAATATGCAGTATGTTAATCTGCCAAGGAGTGCTTCAGCTATGAGTGGTACTTCATCAATATCAAGACAag GAAATTATGGTTCGACGATACAACAACCAAATGATTATGGTTCCCAATCTAGAACTAGTGTTGGACCGAAAGGTTATACCAAAAGTGAAAACGTAACTTATAGTAACATTCAG atGCCGCCTTCTAGAAATCAGGATGGTTTAATTTATAGCAATCTTGTACATCCACCCAGAGATGGTGCTAATGTTTATAGTAATTTACCTCCTAGTAACAGCGCTTACTGTAGTGGTg ATGATTTGCCTCCACCTCCACCACCATTAGATATAACTGCAGGTTTATCAGATTATGCACCTTGTTCTGTAAATACTAACTTACCACCACCTCCGAAAGATTTGCTACCACCTCCTTCACCAGTTAGTTCGAGTTATAGCGAACTTAGAAGAGCCACTCAGCCAGGACAAGATTTTCATAATTACAGTATAGAATCTCAG gCTTCTTCTACTTATGAATCAATTTATGAACCAATTAATCCACGTCCTCCAAGTCAAATGTCGTCTCGATCAAATTACTCTTTATATGCTCCATACGTTAGTGGTAATAGTAGTACTGCGACTGGTCCCAGCCAATCTGTTAGTCGTTTAGGACATAACAAAGAACAAGAAGTTGACAGTTTAACTGATCTCTTGGTGCAAGGAATGAGAGGCGGTGAGGAAAGTGACCTGGATCAAGAGGACGTCTTTGGATTGTGCGTCAAATGTGGAGAAAAA attGTTGGAGAGAATAGCGGATGTACTGCAATGGATAAACTGTACCATACAAAATGTTTCACGTGTCATCATTGCGCTATCAACTTGCAAGGAAAACCGTTCTACGCACTTAATGGTAAACCATATTGCGAGGAAGATTATTTG aaTACTTTGGAAAAATGCTGCGTTTGTCAAAATCCTATATTAGATAGAATTTTAAGAGCGACGGGTAAACCATACCATCCAAAATGTTTCTGTTGTGTTGTTTGCGGAAAGAGCCTTGATGGTATACCTTTTACAGTCGATGCTTCCAATAGAGTCCATTGCATCGAAGATTTTCATAA GATTTTCGCTCCGAAATGTTGGGTTTGTAAACAACCAATCATGCCTGAACCTGGCGAAGAAGAAACGGTACGAGTAGTAGCACTAGATCACAGTTTCCACGTACAGTGCTATAAATGCGAA gatTGTGGCTTAGTTTTATCATCCGAAGCAGAAGGTAGAGGTTGTTATCCATTAGACGGTCACATTTTATGTAAAAGTTGTAACGCAAAACGTGTCCAAGCTTTAACGAATCACATGACGACCGAGCTCTAA